In Nocardioides sp. JQ2195, a genomic segment contains:
- the rplA gene encoding 50S ribosomal protein L1, with amino-acid sequence MQRSKTYRAAAESFDIDALHAPLAAIKIAKGGSKKKFDETVDVVMRLGVDPRKADQMVRGTVNLPHGTGKTAKVLVFANGDKAEAAREAGADIVGGDELIEKVNGGWTDFDAVVATPDMMGKVGRLGRVLGPRGLMPNPKTGTVTPDVAKAVTDIKGGKIEFRVDRHANLHFIIGKASFDEVQLAENYAAALEEVLRLKPASSKGRYIKKVTLSTTMGPGVQVDPNRTKNVAVEGDVQA; translated from the coding sequence ATGCAGCGCAGCAAGACCTACCGCGCGGCCGCCGAGTCGTTCGACATCGACGCACTCCACGCCCCGCTGGCCGCCATCAAGATCGCCAAGGGCGGCAGCAAGAAGAAGTTCGACGAGACCGTCGACGTCGTCATGCGTCTCGGTGTCGACCCCCGCAAGGCCGACCAGATGGTGCGCGGCACCGTCAACCTGCCCCACGGCACCGGCAAGACCGCCAAGGTCCTCGTGTTCGCCAACGGCGACAAGGCCGAGGCCGCCCGTGAGGCCGGCGCCGACATCGTCGGTGGCGACGAGCTCATCGAGAAGGTCAACGGCGGCTGGACCGACTTCGACGCCGTGGTCGCCACCCCCGACATGATGGGCAAGGTCGGTCGTCTCGGTCGCGTGCTCGGCCCCCGCGGCCTGATGCCGAACCCGAAGACCGGCACCGTCACGCCCGACGTGGCCAAGGCCGTCACCGACATCAAGGGCGGCAAGATCGAGTTCCGCGTGGACCGTCACGCCAACCTGCACTTCATCATCGGCAAGGCCTCCTTCGACGAGGTCCAGCTCGCCGAGAACTACGCCGCTGCCCTCGAAGAGGTGCTTCGTCTCAAGCCGGCCAGCTCCAAGGGCCGCTACATCAAGAAGGTCACCCTCTCCACGACCATGGGCCCCGGCGTCCAGGTCGACCCCAACCGCACGAAGAACGTCGCGGTCGAGGGTGACGTCCAGGCCTGA
- the rplK gene encoding 50S ribosomal protein L11: MPPKKKIAALVKVQLQAGSATPAPPVGTALGPHGVNIMDFCKAYNAQTESMRGNVVPVEITIYEDRTFTFITKTPPAAELIKKAAGVKKGSGAPHKEKVGKLTKDQVREIAQTKLPDLNANDVDAAMKIVEGTARSMGVETA, translated from the coding sequence ATGCCCCCCAAGAAGAAGATTGCTGCACTGGTCAAGGTGCAGCTGCAGGCTGGCTCTGCGACTCCGGCTCCGCCGGTGGGTACCGCCCTGGGTCCCCACGGTGTGAACATCATGGACTTCTGCAAGGCCTACAACGCGCAGACCGAGTCGATGCGCGGCAACGTCGTTCCCGTCGAGATCACGATCTACGAGGACCGCACGTTCACCTTCATCACCAAGACCCCTCCGGCCGCTGAGCTGATCAAGAAGGCTGCCGGCGTCAAGAAGGGATCGGGTGCCCCGCACAAGGAGAAGGTCGGCAAGCTGACCAAGGACCAGGTGCGCGAGATCGCCCAGACCAAGCTCCCCGACCTGAACGCCAACGACGTCGACGCCGCGATGAAGATCGTCGAGGGCACGGCCCGGTCGATGGGCGTCGAGACCGCCTGA
- the nusG gene encoding transcription termination/antitermination protein NusG, translating to MTEQHVSEQHDEAAVDQTADQVDVQDDAGATQAEAGLAEEGLADEGLADEDVAAEEPVADEAGAEADESADAAAEDDAAAEDPLEEFRRALWAKPGDWYVVHTYSGMENRVKANLENRIISLNMEDYIHEIVVPIEEVAEIKNGQRKLVKRTVLPGYVLVRMDLTDESWSTVRHTPSVTGFVGHSHQPVPLSMGEVESMLAPAVVAAAEAEAAAAETSGGGQPAAGGAAPRKPVEVADFGVSDSVMVVDGPFATLHATITEINADTQRVKALVEIFGRETPVELSFSQIQRV from the coding sequence ATGACGGAGCAACACGTGTCGGAGCAGCACGACGAAGCGGCAGTCGACCAGACTGCCGACCAGGTCGACGTCCAGGACGACGCCGGAGCGACGCAGGCTGAAGCGGGTCTGGCTGAAGAAGGTCTGGCCGACGAGGGTCTGGCCGACGAGGACGTCGCCGCCGAGGAGCCCGTGGCCGACGAGGCGGGCGCCGAGGCCGACGAGAGCGCCGACGCCGCCGCAGAGGACGACGCTGCTGCCGAGGACCCGCTGGAGGAGTTCCGTCGCGCGCTGTGGGCCAAGCCCGGCGACTGGTACGTCGTCCACACCTACTCCGGCATGGAGAACCGGGTGAAGGCGAACCTCGAGAACCGCATCATCTCCCTCAACATGGAGGACTACATCCACGAGATCGTGGTCCCCATCGAAGAGGTCGCCGAGATCAAGAACGGCCAGCGCAAGCTGGTCAAGCGCACCGTCCTGCCGGGCTACGTGCTGGTCCGGATGGACCTGACCGACGAGTCCTGGTCGACCGTGCGCCACACGCCCTCGGTCACCGGGTTCGTGGGTCACAGCCACCAGCCGGTCCCGCTGTCCATGGGCGAGGTCGAGAGCATGCTGGCCCCTGCCGTGGTCGCTGCGGCCGAGGCCGAGGCCGCTGCCGCCGAGACGTCCGGAGGCGGCCAGCCCGCCGCCGGTGGTGCCGCTCCGCGCAAGCCGGTCGAGGTTGCCGACTTCGGTGTCAGCGACTCCGTGATGGTCGTGGACGGGCCGTTCGCCACGCTGCACGCCACGATCACCGAGATCAACGCTGACACGCAGCGGGTCAAGGCGCTCGTCGAGATCTTCGGTCGCGAGACCCCGGTCGAGCTGAGCTTCTCCCAGATTCAGCGAGTGTGA
- the secE gene encoding preprotein translocase subunit SecE, producing the protein MANGDAMRGSSDARERTGAVKFVRQAIAELRKVVWPTQEQLITYFIVVMVFVVFMMTLVSLLDLGFGKLVFEIFANNTKQ; encoded by the coding sequence GTGGCGAACGGCGACGCGATGCGTGGTTCGAGCGATGCGCGCGAACGCACGGGTGCGGTCAAGTTCGTGCGCCAGGCCATTGCCGAGCTGCGCAAGGTGGTCTGGCCGACCCAGGAGCAGTTGATCACCTACTTCATCGTGGTGATGGTCTTCGTGGTCTTCATGATGACCTTGGTCTCGCTGCTCGACCTCGGGTTCGGAAAGCTCGTCTTCGAGATCTTCGCGAACAACACCAAGCAGTAG
- a CDS encoding aminotransferase class I/II-fold pyridoxal phosphate-dependent enzyme has translation MTESNEPVQPLSERSPEQLATFLEDQQSAYADLKSRSLALDLTRGKPATAQLDLSDALLSLPTGVKDSTGVDTRNYGGLAGIAELRQMFAELLWVEPEQVVAGGNSSLVMMREVLTDLWLKGGVDSERPWGPREPGEKVRFICPVPGYDRHFTLLDWFGIEPVTVPMNDNGPDMDAVEALVLDDASIKGMWLVPTYANPTGSVVTQDVAARLAAMPTAAADFKIFWDNAYAFHHLTEEEAKSADILTLAAASGHPHRPIMFASTSKITYAGAGVAFLAGSVETVAWYTTHLGKGAIGPDKLNQLRHAQFFGSAQGVRDHMARHREIIAPKFAAVEKVLSERLGGLDVATWTRPTGGYFVSLDVLDGTAARVVTLAKEAGIALTPAGSSFPKGDDPRDRNIRLAPTYPELDAVTEAMEAVATCVLLAAAESLS, from the coding sequence ATGACCGAGTCCAATGAGCCCGTCCAGCCTCTGTCCGAGCGTTCCCCCGAGCAGCTGGCCACCTTCCTGGAGGACCAGCAGTCGGCGTACGCCGACCTGAAGTCGCGAAGCCTGGCCCTCGACCTCACGCGCGGGAAGCCGGCCACGGCGCAGCTGGACCTCTCCGACGCCCTGCTGTCGTTGCCGACCGGCGTCAAGGACTCGACCGGCGTGGACACCCGGAACTACGGCGGGCTCGCCGGCATCGCCGAGCTGCGCCAGATGTTCGCCGAGCTCCTCTGGGTGGAGCCCGAGCAGGTCGTCGCCGGCGGCAACTCGAGCCTGGTGATGATGCGTGAGGTGCTCACCGACCTGTGGCTGAAGGGTGGCGTCGACAGCGAGCGACCGTGGGGCCCGCGGGAGCCCGGCGAGAAGGTCCGCTTCATCTGCCCCGTGCCCGGCTACGACCGCCACTTCACCCTGCTCGACTGGTTCGGCATCGAGCCCGTCACCGTCCCCATGAACGACAACGGCCCCGACATGGACGCCGTCGAGGCACTGGTGCTGGACGACGCGAGCATCAAGGGCATGTGGCTGGTGCCCACCTATGCCAACCCCACCGGCTCCGTCGTCACCCAGGACGTCGCTGCCCGCCTGGCCGCGATGCCGACGGCGGCCGCCGACTTCAAGATCTTCTGGGACAACGCCTACGCGTTCCACCACCTCACCGAGGAGGAGGCCAAGAGCGCCGACATCCTCACGCTCGCGGCGGCCTCGGGCCACCCGCACCGGCCGATCATGTTCGCCTCGACCTCCAAGATCACCTACGCCGGAGCCGGCGTCGCGTTCCTGGCCGGCTCCGTGGAGACCGTGGCCTGGTACACCACCCACCTCGGCAAGGGCGCCATCGGCCCCGACAAGCTGAACCAGCTGCGCCACGCCCAGTTCTTCGGCTCCGCACAGGGTGTGCGCGACCACATGGCCCGTCACCGAGAGATCATCGCCCCGAAGTTCGCCGCCGTGGAGAAGGTGCTCAGCGAGCGCCTCGGTGGCCTCGACGTGGCCACGTGGACCCGCCCGACCGGCGGCTACTTCGTCAGCCTCGACGTGCTCGACGGCACCGCGGCACGGGTGGTCACCCTGGCCAAGGAAGCGGGCATCGCGCTGACGCCGGCCGGGTCCTCCTTCCCGAAGGGCGATGACCCCCGCGACCGCAACATCCGTCTGGCCCCGACGTATCCCGAGCTGGATGCGGTCACCGAGGCGATGGAGGCCGTCGCCACCTGTGTCCTGCTCGCCGCCGCCGAGTCGTTGAGCTGA
- a CDS encoding adenosine deaminase gives MRRALSTLPKAHLHLHFTGSMRHSTLLELADRDGIVLPESLVSDWPPQLSAADEKGWFRFQRLYDVARSVLRTEDDVHRLVLEAAEDDVRDGGRWLEIQVDPSGYAAKFGGITAFTDLVLDCVADASRRTGLGISLVIAANRTRHPLDARILARLAAQYAGRGVTGFGLSNDERRGNTDDFARAFAIAERAGLIAVPHGGELLGPDNIRRCLDSLHADRLGHGVRVGEDPALLERVVEQGVALEMCPVSNVALGVYSDLTSVPLPQLMEAGATIALGADDPLLFGSQLEGQYATMRAAHELTDGQLAELARMSFRASRAPSDILDRARADIDVWERQSPDTMET, from the coding sequence ATGCGGAGAGCTCTGTCCACCCTCCCGAAGGCGCACCTGCACCTGCACTTCACCGGCTCCATGCGGCACTCCACGCTGCTCGAGCTGGCCGATCGCGACGGCATCGTGCTGCCCGAGTCACTCGTGTCGGACTGGCCGCCGCAGCTCTCGGCCGCCGACGAGAAGGGCTGGTTCCGCTTCCAACGGCTCTACGACGTGGCCCGCTCGGTGCTGCGCACCGAGGACGACGTACACCGACTGGTGCTGGAGGCCGCGGAGGACGACGTCCGCGACGGCGGGCGCTGGCTGGAGATCCAGGTCGACCCCAGCGGGTACGCCGCGAAGTTCGGGGGCATCACCGCGTTCACCGACCTCGTCCTCGACTGCGTGGCCGACGCGAGCCGGCGCACCGGGCTGGGCATCTCGCTGGTCATCGCGGCCAACCGCACCCGTCATCCGCTCGACGCCCGGATCCTGGCCCGTCTCGCGGCGCAGTACGCGGGTCGCGGGGTGACCGGCTTCGGGCTGTCCAACGACGAGCGTCGGGGCAACACCGACGACTTCGCCCGCGCCTTCGCGATCGCCGAGCGCGCGGGCCTGATCGCGGTCCCCCACGGCGGCGAGCTCCTGGGCCCCGACAACATCCGCCGCTGCCTCGACTCGCTCCACGCCGACCGGCTCGGACACGGGGTCCGCGTTGGTGAGGACCCGGCGCTGCTGGAGCGCGTCGTCGAGCAGGGCGTGGCGCTGGAGATGTGCCCCGTGTCGAACGTCGCGCTCGGCGTCTACTCGGACCTGACCTCGGTGCCCCTGCCGCAGCTGATGGAAGCCGGCGCGACCATCGCCCTCGGCGCCGACGACCCGTTGCTCTTCGGCTCACAGCTGGAGGGTCAGTACGCCACCATGCGAGCCGCTCACGAACTCACCGACGGGCAGCTCGCCGAGCTCGCCCGCATGTCGTTCCGCGCATCCCGGGCCCCCTCCGACATCCTCGACCGGGCCCGTGCCGACATCGATGTCTGGGAGCGCCAGTCGCCTGACACGATGGAGACATGA
- a CDS encoding HNH endonuclease signature motif containing protein, whose translation MFDSSMTSNPEQAAPGAVVPVDASTVAAWTVALIASIRATDEDSERIDLIAELEKLKRIIGSVQADLAVDFDTSMRAKAEAQGIGKRRQGRGIDTQLGLARMETPARAKKHLSLATVLRKEMPHAHAAFRTGAISEYGVTLLVKETACVELDARQQIDEEIAADPEALMKMSDKQIGNRARTRAGELDPASVARARAKAEKDRRVSIRPAPDTMAYVTGLLPVGQGVAVIAALTKAADTLINSGDERSRGQIMADTFVQRLTGQAAASDVPVAVNLVVSDTSLLGTDNNAAHLAGHGTIPADLARHLIANSLDAGITTWLRKIYAGTHGGLVKMDAKARTVPHGLARLLRLRDGNTCRNLWCDAPIRHIDHAHGVINGGQTTEENLQGLCEACNYAKQAPGWSATGQHPPDQRHRVTTTTPTGHHYTSTAPPLPEPARPPAHLSPVAAQFSEQIAARRRRLTIELYRGPSIDYAA comes from the coding sequence ATGTTCGATTCATCCATGACCTCGAACCCGGAGCAGGCCGCTCCGGGCGCTGTGGTGCCCGTGGATGCGTCGACAGTGGCCGCATGGACTGTGGCCCTGATCGCCAGCATCAGGGCCACAGACGAAGATTCTGAGCGCATCGACCTGATCGCCGAGCTCGAGAAGCTCAAGCGCATCATCGGTTCCGTCCAGGCAGACCTTGCTGTCGACTTCGACACCTCCATGCGCGCGAAGGCCGAAGCCCAAGGCATCGGCAAGCGCAGACAGGGTCGCGGCATCGACACCCAACTCGGCCTCGCCCGCATGGAGACCCCGGCCCGTGCCAAGAAGCACCTCTCCCTGGCCACCGTCCTCCGCAAGGAGATGCCCCACGCCCACGCCGCCTTCCGGACCGGCGCCATCAGCGAGTACGGCGTCACGCTGCTCGTCAAGGAAACGGCCTGCGTCGAACTCGACGCCCGCCAACAGATCGACGAAGAGATCGCCGCCGATCCCGAAGCGCTGATGAAGATGAGCGACAAACAGATCGGCAACCGAGCCCGCACACGCGCCGGCGAACTCGACCCCGCCTCCGTCGCCCGGGCCCGAGCCAAGGCCGAAAAGGACCGCCGCGTCTCGATCCGCCCCGCGCCCGACACCATGGCCTACGTCACCGGCCTCCTACCCGTAGGCCAAGGCGTTGCCGTCATCGCGGCCCTCACCAAGGCCGCCGACACACTCATCAACTCCGGCGACGAGCGCTCCCGTGGCCAGATCATGGCCGACACCTTCGTCCAGCGCCTCACCGGCCAGGCTGCCGCCTCCGACGTACCCGTCGCAGTGAACCTCGTCGTCTCCGACACGAGTTTGCTCGGCACCGACAACAACGCCGCCCACCTGGCCGGGCACGGCACCATCCCCGCCGACCTCGCCCGCCACCTGATCGCCAACAGCCTCGACGCAGGCATCACCACCTGGCTCCGCAAGATCTACGCCGGAACCCACGGCGGCCTCGTCAAGATGGACGCCAAGGCCCGCACCGTCCCCCACGGCCTCGCCAGGCTCCTTCGACTGCGCGACGGCAACACCTGCCGCAACCTCTGGTGCGACGCCCCCATCCGCCACATCGACCACGCCCACGGCGTCATCAACGGCGGCCAGACCACCGAAGAAAACCTCCAAGGCCTCTGCGAAGCCTGCAACTACGCCAAACAAGCACCCGGCTGGTCAGCCACCGGCCAACACCCACCCGATCAACGACACCGGGTCACCACCACCACCCCCACCGGGCATCACTACACCTCGACCGCACCGCCCCTGCCCGAGCCCGCTCGACCACCCGCCCACCTCAGTCCGGTCGCAGCCCAATTCAGTGAACAGATCGCAGCGAGACGACGTCGGCTCACCATCGAGCTCTACCGCGGACCCTCCATCGACTACGCCGCCTGA
- a CDS encoding UDP-N-acetylmuramate dehydrogenase, with protein sequence MVTRRCSVRRRRSFVAERLADLTTLRLGGPAGAFVEATTEDELVAAVRDADARGESVLLVSGGSNLVVADDGFHGTVVKVATTGISADHESCDDPACGGVLVTVAAGENWDDFVVHAVENRWVGVEALSGIPGAVGSTPIQNVGAYGQEVAETIASVRVWDRKLHGVRTFANADCSFGYRHSRFKADPGRHVVLEVTFQLRCGDLGAPIKYAELARTLGVEPGERAPLADVRRTVLGLRAGKGMVLDPQDHDTWSAGSFFTNPFLPPEQAAALPEAAPRWPQPDGRVKTSAAWLIEHAGFAKGHGNDRVSLSTKHTLALTNRGGASTSDLLALAMEVRDGVELAFGVRLVNEPVLVGCSL encoded by the coding sequence GTGGTGACGAGAAGGTGCTCGGTGCGCCGAAGGCGGTCGTTCGTGGCTGAACGCCTGGCGGACCTGACCACCCTGCGGCTGGGCGGTCCGGCCGGGGCCTTCGTGGAGGCCACCACCGAGGACGAGCTGGTCGCGGCTGTCCGCGACGCCGACGCCCGCGGTGAGTCCGTGCTGCTGGTCAGCGGCGGGAGCAACCTGGTGGTCGCCGACGACGGGTTCCACGGCACCGTGGTCAAGGTGGCCACCACCGGCATCTCGGCCGACCACGAGTCCTGCGACGACCCGGCCTGCGGTGGCGTGCTGGTCACCGTCGCCGCCGGTGAGAACTGGGACGACTTCGTCGTCCACGCCGTCGAGAACCGCTGGGTCGGGGTCGAGGCGCTCTCCGGCATCCCCGGGGCGGTCGGCTCCACCCCGATCCAGAATGTCGGCGCCTATGGCCAGGAGGTCGCCGAGACCATCGCGTCCGTCCGGGTCTGGGACCGCAAGCTGCACGGCGTACGCACCTTCGCCAACGCCGACTGCTCGTTCGGCTACCGGCACAGCCGCTTCAAGGCCGACCCGGGCCGGCACGTGGTGCTCGAGGTGACCTTCCAGCTGCGCTGTGGCGACCTGGGTGCCCCGATCAAGTACGCCGAGCTGGCCCGCACCCTGGGCGTCGAGCCGGGGGAGCGCGCGCCCCTTGCCGACGTACGCCGAACGGTGCTGGGGCTGCGTGCCGGAAAGGGCATGGTGCTCGACCCGCAGGACCACGACACGTGGAGCGCGGGCTCCTTCTTCACCAACCCGTTCCTGCCCCCCGAGCAGGCGGCGGCCCTGCCGGAGGCGGCGCCACGGTGGCCGCAGCCCGACGGACGGGTCAAGACCAGTGCGGCCTGGCTGATCGAGCACGCCGGCTTCGCCAAGGGCCACGGCAACGACCGGGTCAGCCTCTCCACCAAGCACACGTTGGCGCTCACCAACCGGGGCGGGGCGAGCACCTCCGACCTGTTGGCCCTGGCGATGGAGGTGCGCGACGGGGTCGAGCTGGCCTTCGGGGTCAGACTGGTCAACGAGCCGGTGCTCGTCGGGTGTTCCTTGTGA
- a CDS encoding MaoC/PaaZ C-terminal domain-containing protein, which translates to MSDYPTREFRVTRADLIRYAGASGDFNPIHWSDRVATAVGLPGVIAHGMFTMALAARAVEEWAGGPGRVVEFGCKFTKPVVVPDDDEGVVITVAGKATGESDGLTSIALTVTCGDEKVLGAPKAVVRG; encoded by the coding sequence ATGAGCGACTACCCGACCCGGGAGTTCCGGGTGACGCGCGCCGACCTGATCCGCTACGCCGGTGCCAGCGGTGACTTCAACCCGATCCACTGGAGCGACCGGGTGGCCACTGCGGTCGGGCTGCCGGGCGTGATCGCCCACGGCATGTTCACCATGGCGCTGGCCGCGCGCGCCGTCGAGGAGTGGGCCGGCGGGCCGGGCCGGGTCGTCGAGTTCGGCTGCAAGTTCACCAAGCCCGTGGTGGTGCCCGACGACGACGAGGGCGTGGTGATCACCGTGGCGGGCAAGGCCACCGGTGAGTCCGACGGGCTGACCTCGATCGCGCTCACCGTCACCTGTGGTGACGAGAAGGTGCTCGGTGCGCCGAAGGCGGTCGTTCGTGGCTGA
- a CDS encoding MaoC family dehydratase N-terminal domain-containing protein produces MPIDQSLVGREFPPSSPHEVTAGKLREFAAATGATYDAEVAPPTFPITVAFAAMNDFLADVEVDLFRIVHGEQRFAYQRPVRVGDVLTATLTVETLRQIGGNDIIGTTSVVTDADGALVCTTKATLIHRGEES; encoded by the coding sequence ATGCCGATCGACCAGTCCTTGGTGGGCCGTGAGTTCCCGCCGTCCAGCCCCCACGAGGTGACCGCGGGCAAGCTCCGCGAGTTCGCCGCAGCCACAGGTGCGACGTACGACGCCGAGGTGGCGCCGCCGACGTTCCCGATCACCGTCGCGTTCGCCGCGATGAACGACTTCCTGGCCGACGTGGAGGTCGACCTGTTCCGCATCGTCCACGGGGAGCAGCGCTTCGCCTACCAGCGTCCGGTGCGGGTGGGTGACGTCCTCACGGCCACGCTCACGGTGGAGACGCTGCGCCAGATCGGTGGCAACGACATCATCGGCACGACCAGCGTGGTCACCGACGCCGACGGAGCCCTGGTCTGCACGACCAAGGCCACGCTGATCCACCGCGGGGAGGAATCATGA
- the rpmG gene encoding 50S ribosomal protein L33: MASKSSDVRPKITLACVDCKERNYITKKNRRNDPDRLDLKKFCPRCRTHTVHRETR, encoded by the coding sequence GTGGCCAGCAAGAGCTCTGACGTTCGCCCGAAGATCACGCTTGCGTGCGTCGACTGCAAAGAACGCAACTACATCACCAAGAAGAACCGTCGCAACGACCCCGATCGTCTCGACCTGAAGAAGTTCTGCCCGCGTTGCCGCACCCACACGGTGCACCGCGAGACCCGCTGA
- a CDS encoding amidase, translated as MTRVHSFSDDALGDLDTVGLVEEIQAGRVSVPEVVEAAIGRIGQVEPELNGLAYAAFDRARVEARDPRGGFFCGVPTLVKDNCDVAGMPTMHGADAFLGTEKKADGDFAKMYLATGMIPLGKSQLSEWGFSASAEHPRLGPVRNPWDPAYTAGASSAGAAALVAAGALPIAHANDGGGSIRIPAAVNGLVGLKPTRNRIAQDKMMRDMPVRIVADGVVTRSVRDTAAFLRESEKVFRNLKLAPVGDITRPGRKRLRIAVTTDSVGRSADPETTELTHKTAALLEELGHRVEMIEPPVPDRFADDFLLYWALLSGFIVRTGRLTHGRTWDPSRLDNLTRGLARHSARNLHRLPLATARLAASKHISARFFRQYDVTLTPTVAHGTPQVGHLDPTNDYDQIIERLLDWVAFTPLQNATGDPAISLPLATTARGLPQGMMLGAGAGQEATLLELAFELEEARPFARIQGSNSL; from the coding sequence ATGACACGCGTGCACTCCTTCAGCGACGACGCCCTCGGTGACCTCGACACGGTCGGACTGGTCGAGGAGATCCAGGCAGGGCGGGTCTCGGTGCCCGAGGTGGTCGAGGCGGCGATCGGCCGGATCGGGCAGGTCGAGCCGGAGCTGAACGGCCTGGCGTACGCCGCCTTCGACCGGGCGCGAGTGGAGGCTCGGGACCCGCGCGGCGGGTTCTTCTGCGGCGTGCCGACCCTGGTCAAGGACAACTGCGACGTCGCCGGGATGCCCACCATGCACGGGGCCGATGCGTTCCTCGGCACCGAGAAGAAGGCCGACGGCGACTTCGCGAAGATGTACCTGGCCACCGGGATGATCCCGCTCGGCAAGTCGCAGCTCTCGGAGTGGGGCTTCAGTGCCTCCGCGGAGCACCCACGCCTCGGCCCGGTCCGCAACCCGTGGGACCCGGCGTACACCGCCGGGGCGTCGTCGGCGGGAGCCGCGGCCCTGGTGGCGGCCGGCGCCCTGCCCATCGCCCACGCGAACGACGGCGGGGGCTCCATCCGGATACCGGCGGCGGTCAACGGCCTGGTCGGGCTCAAGCCCACGCGCAACCGGATCGCCCAGGACAAGATGATGCGCGACATGCCGGTCCGGATCGTCGCCGACGGCGTGGTCACCCGGTCCGTGCGGGACACCGCCGCGTTCCTCCGCGAGTCGGAGAAGGTCTTCCGCAACCTCAAGCTCGCCCCGGTCGGCGACATCACCCGTCCGGGGCGCAAGCGCCTGAGGATCGCGGTCACCACCGACTCCGTCGGACGGAGTGCGGACCCCGAGACCACCGAGCTCACCCACAAGACCGCCGCCCTGCTCGAGGAGCTCGGTCACCGCGTCGAGATGATCGAGCCACCGGTGCCTGACCGCTTCGCCGACGACTTCCTGCTCTACTGGGCGTTGCTGAGCGGCTTCATCGTGCGCACCGGACGGCTGACCCACGGCAGGACCTGGGACCCGTCCAGGCTCGACAACCTGACCCGCGGGCTGGCCCGGCACAGCGCGCGCAACCTGCACCGGTTGCCGTTGGCCACCGCTCGGCTGGCGGCCTCGAAGCACATCTCGGCCCGGTTCTTCCGCCAGTACGACGTCACCCTCACCCCGACCGTGGCGCACGGGACGCCGCAGGTCGGCCACCTCGACCCCACCAACGACTACGACCAGATCATCGAGCGGTTGCTGGACTGGGTGGCCTTCACCCCGCTGCAGAACGCCACGGGTGACCCGGCGATCTCCCTGCCCCTGGCCACCACCGCCCGGGGCCTCCCGCAGGGGATGATGCTCGGTGCCGGAGCGGGCCAGGAAGCGACCCTGCTCGAGCTCGCCTTCGAGCTGGAGGAAGCCCGTCCCTTCGCTCGGATCCAGGGCTCGAATTCGCTGTGA
- a CDS encoding LrgB family protein, producing the protein MSELLDHVRSTPLLGVFVTVAAYKVGLEVKRISRNHPLAQPVLVAIIVVGLVMWALDVSYDQYLAGGSIIAFLLGPATVALAVPLHHQAHHLKELALPMLVAIPVGALVSIGGGVLLARALGGGRELELTIAAKSATTPIAISVTEHVGGNASLVAVFTVVAGMMGAVLGPTLLNLLRVRDPRARGLAIGSVSHGIGTSRALHEDPVEGAFSGLSMGLTALATSILVPVVIHLLG; encoded by the coding sequence GTGAGCGAGCTCCTCGACCACGTGCGCAGCACGCCGCTGCTGGGCGTCTTCGTGACGGTCGCGGCCTACAAGGTCGGCCTCGAGGTGAAGCGGATCAGCCGCAACCACCCGCTCGCGCAGCCGGTGCTCGTGGCGATCATCGTCGTCGGCCTGGTCATGTGGGCTCTCGACGTCTCCTACGACCAGTACCTGGCCGGAGGATCGATCATCGCGTTCCTGCTCGGCCCCGCCACGGTGGCCCTGGCCGTGCCGCTGCACCATCAGGCCCACCACCTCAAGGAGCTGGCGCTGCCGATGCTGGTGGCCATCCCGGTGGGGGCCCTGGTCTCCATCGGGGGTGGTGTCCTGCTGGCGCGGGCCCTGGGTGGCGGTCGCGAGCTGGAGCTGACCATCGCCGCCAAGTCCGCCACCACGCCGATCGCCATCTCCGTGACCGAGCACGTGGGCGGGAACGCCTCCCTGGTCGCCGTCTTCACCGTGGTCGCCGGGATGATGGGCGCCGTGCTCGGACCGACCCTGCTCAACCTGCTCCGGGTGCGCGATCCACGGGCGCGCGGCCTGGCGATCGGTTCGGTCTCGCACGGCATCGGCACCTCCAGGGCGTTGCACGAGGACCCGGTCGAGGGAGCCTTCTCCGGGCTCTCGATGGGACTCACCGCCTTGGCCACCAGCATCCTGGTGCCCGTCGTCATCCACCTGCTGGGATGA